The sequence GGATGATCTTGATGATGGCAGCAGAACAAAACAGAATACTAGTACAAGTAGGGTGGAGATGTCTTTTGGTAATCTTAATGAAAAAGCCACCTGCACAGCTTTATTGAGTGATGCTGAACATACTGTGAATGGTGGTACATTGACAACTGAAGTATCCACTCAGACAGATCTTGTAGACATTTGTGCAACTGAACTTGAGTCATCTACCAGTGGTGTGTTCACAGCTGAAGCTTCCACTCAAACAGAACCTGTTGACATTATTGAAAGCACAGGTGGAGGTCAGTCAGATTCTGTAGCTACCACCAGTACAACAATAGCAGTTGGTACAAGCCAGCAAGAGATGCCTTATATTATGTGTGAAGGGAATGCTGACGAGAAATTTTTACCACTGGTCAACAAGCACGAAGGGGTTTTCAGGGATGCAACAGGTACATACATGCagtatgtatttatgtatacaGTTGATTTTTTTGATAGGTAACCACGTGGTAGCATATTATGATTCTTACCAGAAGACGATACGACACGTTCGCTGTCTGTGGAAAATTTCCCCATCATCACCATCAAACCGATGCACTCACTGCAGAAATTTTCGTGACAATATTCTACGAAGTGGACTAAGCAGACTTTTGCGACAGACAGAAGGAGACAAGCAGAGAAAATGTTATGTCGATAGCCACACTACATATAAGAATTTGAGTACATCTGAGAAACATCTCAGAATGCGTAATGTGCATTCTGCTTATCGTGTGAGCAAACACAAAGTATCTGAGTTGCAGTCAAAGTTGGATAAAATGATAGAGAAAGATTCTGTTGATGTGGACTCCACAACCCACAGAGGGCTATTGACTATAGCAAATGCTCAGCCAAACACGAAAGAAAATTCTGGAGAAAGTTTCTCATCAATTTTCTGGGAGCAGCAGTTGAAGGCTGCATCAGTCAAAGGTGCAAAAGGCATGAGGTGGCACCCAGCTGTAATAAGGTGGTGTCTTTACTTACATCACAAATCTAGTGGGTGTTATTCAACGTTGCGAAACTCTGGGGTCCTCAAGTTACCTTCAGACAGAACACTAAGAGACTATCGACACGCGTCATCCTCAAAGCCTGGCTTTTCTGTTGAAACAGATTTAGAGCTGCTGGATGTTGTTGCTCAGCAAAGACCAAAGCACCTAGCTAAATATGTCGGCTTGGTGTTGGACGAGATGCATATTAAAGAAGGTTTGTATTTCGACAAGCACACTGGCAATTTAGTTGGTTATTCAGATCTTGGTGAAGTGAACAACTTGTTATCAGAATATGAGGATCATTTTGACAAAACTGGTGCCACCCCTAGACCACTGAGCAAGTGCATGCTTGTGTTTATGATTCGGGGCTTGTTTACAAGCATGAAGTTTCCTTATGTCCAATTCCCTGCTGTCAGTACAAAGGGTGCTGACATCTTTCCTCTGGTTCGTGAGGCTATCAGACGGTTGACAATGCTTGGCTTGACTGTGGTTACTGTTACGTGTGATGGGGCTTCTGATAATCGAAAAATGTTTTCGATGCATAATTCTGACAGTGCCCTTTCTTACAAGACAGTTAATGTCTACACTTCAGAGCGGcaggaaatattttttattTCAGATCCGCCACATCTCATCAAAACCATTCGAAATTGCTTTGCTAGAGGAAAGCTGTGGGTATGTGCTTTATACAAGGTTGTTATGTTTATTTTATTACATGCATTGTTTGCTATATGTAGTGTTGCGGTCACAAGATTGACTGGAATTTGATTGTGGATTTATATAAGAGGAATACAGGGGCTATCACTACCACACCTGGCTTGTCATTGGTACCAAAAATCAAGTACGAACACATATACCTCACCAACTTTTCTAAGATGAGAGTTGATTTAGCAGCACAGGTGAGTCTACATACTATAATAATGCTTGACTTTCTTGAAATTAATATGTGCTTAATAAGCATTTAACACAAAGGGAAATCGCATATAGAAAATAACATGAATTTTACCAGTACAAATTGTCTTGTGATGTATAATCAATGTAAAAGTTTTGCAAATGTATACATTTCCTAAATGAACATTACTTAAATACACTATTTGTTTGAACAGGTACTCAGTGAGTCAGTTGCTAAGGCATTGTACTTCTCGGGTAATGAGGATGCTTACGAAACAGCTTATTTCATTGACAAAATGGATAAGTTATTTGACATGTTGAACGTCTCGTCGTTTTGTCAAGGGAAACACAACAGAAAGCCTTTTCAAGATCCCATCAGGGGGCCTGGAGATTTTAGAATGAAGGTAAAGCAATACCTCTAGTAAAACACTAACATGCAAATGATATATTTTAGTTTCTTAAGGAAATTCTTGGTTATTTAAATCACTGGAAGAAGAGCGTTGATAAAAGAAGGGGACCGTTTGATGCAGCTGAGAGACGGCAAATGATGCTAAGTGATGTTACACTTAATGGAATTAGAATTACAGGTATGGGCTAAATATTGatgaattttttttatttgttgtatttgtaGTGCACTCTCTATTGGAATTGATACCATTCCTTTTTTCTATTCCTGGTGTAACTTGCTTTTTAAGTGAGAAGCTAAGTCAAGATGCCTTGGAGAAGTTCTTCGGGTGTCAGCGTCAAAAGGGTAGAACAAATGACAATCCAAAAGTTCATGAGTTCTTGTGCAACACACAGTCACTAAGAGTGATCGATTCTATTAAAGTTGACACGATTACTGGAAATTGTCGGGGAACAAAGAGGAAGGCATATGATTTGGAAATGGTAGACTTAAACAAACCCTTAAAGAAAAGACGCCGTCATTATTCTGAttaaatacactgtacatgcagaACACTTtactttaaaaaattattattgttgtaaatATTTCATGGTTGCTTTCATTTTCAACACATTATTGAATTACATTAAAATTTACATCTCATTATTGAATTACATTAAAATTTACATCTCATCTGTAAAAAGTTTACTTCGCAAAGGTTTAGATTTGTCTGTTCCCTTTTTTGATGACTGTTTGTACATCTCCATCATTGACTTAGCGAAAGAGAATCCGCGGATCACGATCCATTTGTCAATGATCTTAGTTAGGCATTTGTCAGATTTACTTTGGTCAACCAATCCCACAGCCAATTGCCAGTCAAACAGTAGGTCCTCATCACTTAAAATAGAAGTTGCGATCTTcttcttaaatgtttcattcATATCTCTAGTTTTGTCAGCTCGAAGGTATTTTCTAGTAGCCATTTCTATGTCACAAAAACATTGATATGCTAGATCAGTAATCCTTGTAAGCCCACCTCGGTTAAGAACATTGATCCACATTCGTGTAGGGTCAAATCCAGATTGCCCCTGCTTGTCAACTAACTTCTCAAGTATGGGAACAAGGGTGGCATTATTGCGGTCCTTCTTCAGGTGATGTATGACGTATCCACCAACATAACGTATAACATTTTCATCTTGGTGAGTGAGCTCACTTGCATTATCATCATCAGTCGGCTCTGTGACTGGTACGGTGAAAGATCTCTTTATGATAGATTCAAAAACTTGATCcgtaatatgttggtacaaAAGAGGTGTGGCCTGCACCTTAACTTGCATTAAAAAACGCTTCCATTTGTCATTGAATGGGAGTGAGCTTGTAAGCTGATGATATCCAATCCACAACTTTTCTTTGTCTACTCTGGTAGTAGCATGCTTGCTCTTGTCCACAATTGCCATCAAGGAAGTGACTAACCACCGACAAAAGCCTTTGGCAGGCTCAATTGGCTGAACAAAAAACACCACCAGACACCTCGCAGCTTCAAGACATTCCCGTGCTTCAGCAGTTGGTATGGAAAATAATGGGTCTTTCATAATATTGGAAATAGCATTGTGCACTTCACTGTGACTGGCAGCAATCAAGGGGttactaaaataataataacaaaaaaatAACAATTACACACAGCTCTAGATACAGTGCAAAACACAAATGTGGACGTACTGTGTCGGCTCCTGTACACACGAACTGGTAAAGGGGCCAAACGCCACAGAACGTGCCATAGAAACTCGAGTCTTACCTCCACACGTGCACTAAGATACAATCGATTGTGGTAAGAAACTAGTAAGGCTGCTTCGTGGTCCGAGTTGTGGTCGGGGTGCGGAGTAAAGTGTGAAAAGCTGGtagattccaatcccgggtacgaaGAATATACGATCTATGACACAAGGTCTACAGCTACCTATACTATAGTGTAAataaatgctgcttgcatgcatgcatacatttactagctatatgctatctattaaacttgtagggcaggcatccaccGACGATCGCCGTAGCTGagtatcacgtgacatcaaactgctgaacctacaagaaccaacaatgtaaacagttcatcacatgtTTACCACAATCACTGGTAGTATGgtttacagaccaaccaccacagcgatatgAAATGCTTTTTCAATTAAACACCACATGGTCCCAAATGAAGACcggggcgctaatttatgaactataacacaaatatcagcatgccaagaaagcttcgtcccagacttatagcagccaatgtacattttgcatgtatctggtgtaaaccacaactcggttaatcagtacaaattgtgcacgtgacgctttataatgacttgaccttttctccatttccagctccatttgcatatgctattattgttaggccactccaattggtaattatgtttctggtcctttgaaaatcagttttaggtgcgggcgggcggaattcagcaacaaagcaacaatgaagtgactgctcaattagagtatttttttgtgatttactgaatgttctattagagtaaatcgatCTGTACTATACACTccgcccatttcttgcaggttttcactgataaaatacttagatagttagatttagcatacttgttgcagcccaatatttgtatctgaaatccaggtttttcaaaaagctgatgcgggcattcttcccatgtatttctgaaatgtcacattctccaaaaaaggatgcgggcggtggaccagaaacataattaccaattggagtggccttatctagaagagtcacgttttcctgttttctttcatcagcagtaaggtaggctatacggtactttccttatcaaaaaatacgcttgacaaatccactgaaacgaaatcttttgctgccagcaccatccacactgaatcctactgacgattatcactcactgtgactcagagatacagtaccacggctgtagtgtaccacactttgactccattttaaatttcgaatttaaaccgtgccaaggagcgtggcacgtgcgtcttttatagggacttcccaagggattttacgcgtaatggatcacgtgatataccatctatctcgatcccttctgaagtcatggttcaagaaatgaggtacatgtttacgctttacagtacCAAAGTAGGgtggttttgtgtgctgctgtgaatcctcgcgtgaatcttaagctacttgtgatggttgggcaaaagtttgtgatggttgggcaagaaactgtgatggttgggcaaatgcccgcccatgcccacccttggctacgccactgagtgtagttcacagctgtaacagtacacgccatcaccctacattgtaaggatatctacgagggatgagttcacagctgtaacagtacaatcaccctaacattgcataagccatataaatgtccattcgttgtgatgcgagttattccattattccgctattccttattccgtcttttacaaactcccccCTGTACACTTGTATTGAAGAGTAAAATATCTGATGGTCATTAGCAATATGGAGGTCCTCACATTAGTTTATCTGTTTACTTGACCTTACAGGCATTACTCTTAGTGGATAATATTACACACAAGTAGAAGTTTTAAACTCTAAAATGAGAAGTCATACTTGGTACAACACTAAATTCTGGACTTTTTACATTACATACAAAACCCTTGGGGATGATATGGACTTCTGATTTATCTAATATGTACATGAAACTTGTTCTTAAAAAATTATAGACCATTTAAACACTTCAATTAATAGAGGATTCATTTGAAATTTGTCGACAGTTTAGATAACTAACTGGTCCAGGACCTATTTGTACACTAATATACTTACTTTTTggaacatgtacatatatggtcaTATCTCAACATCGGTAGCTGAACATTTACTCATTGGTCACATTCTGCAGCCATATTCAAGTTGGTGTCGCCAACATGAAGTGTAGATGTGTAGAATTACATCATAAACCAGTTCTTCACTTGTTCATCTGGAGGAGAATAAACACAACCAATAGAATGACTACACAGAGAAACAGAACCACACACAGATAAAAACTACAGTAATAAACAAAGGTACACAACTCTTAAATGTACCTCCTGAAGCAT comes from Dysidea avara chromosome 4, odDysAvar1.4, whole genome shotgun sequence and encodes:
- the LOC136252558 gene encoding uncharacterized protein isoform X2, whose protein sequence is MARSVAFGPFTSSCVQEPTHNPLIAASHSEVHNAISNIMKDPLFSIPTAEARECLEAARCLVVFFVQPIEPAKGFCRWLVTSLMAIVDKSKHATTRVDKEKLWIGYHQLTSSLPFNDKWKRFLMQVKVQATPLLYQHITDQVFESIIKRSFTVPVTEPTDDDNASELTHQDENVIRYVGGYVIHHLKKDRNNATLVPILEKLVDKQGQSGFDPTRMWINVLNREMATRKYLRADKTRDMNETFKKKIATSILSDEDLLFDWQLAVGLVDQSKSDKCLTKIIDKWIVIRGFSFAKSMMEMYKQSSKKGTDKSKPLRSKLFTDEM
- the LOC136252558 gene encoding uncharacterized protein isoform X1, which translates into the protein MARSVAFGPFTSSCVQEPTHNPLIAASHSEVHNAISNIMKDPLFSIPTAEARECLEAARCLVVFFVQPIEPAKGFCRWLVTSLMAIVDKSKHATTRVDKEKLWIGYHQLTSSLPFNDKWKRFLMQVKVQATPLLYQHITDQVFESIIKRSFTVPVTEPTDDDNASELTHQDENVIRYVGGYVIHHLKKDRNNATLVPILEKLVDKQGQSGFDPTRMWINVLNRGGLTRITDLAYQCFCDIEMATRKYLRADKTRDMNETFKKKIATSILSDEDLLFDWQLAVGLVDQSKSDKCLTKIIDKWIVIRGFSFAKSMMEMYKQSSKKGTDKSKPLRSKLFTDEM